One genomic window of Nicotiana sylvestris chromosome 10, ASM39365v2, whole genome shotgun sequence includes the following:
- the LOC104228855 gene encoding cleavage stimulating factor 64 produces the protein MAGEQVAADGLTTNFAGMSKNQLYDIMCQMKGLIEQNQQQARQILIQNPNLTKALFQAQIMLGMVQPQQAIPAIQPTGSPNLQPSVSQLTKSDGQSAPSLLGKIGMQDQTRKQQQNQSVPTPPSPSLSSSNLQAQSLPSHPSLSVRQSKGHIGGQSVLISLPQSSQVVNMPPVPHHSASQLPSHFQMQMPSASSQLEQPMHTSGSQHQHMQPQMPPQVRPSMQPYPRPMHPHMGSNVGFPPSGVPPPHHSHPTFHPTMKPPASMGPSFMSGQPPVPSQLPSQPPYQMGGSQLRTDFNQVGSFTQADRGSAWIPGRPENTPGIQFPGPPLIPGQMGAGNQPPRPPALSPEMENALLQQVRSLTPEQINMLPPEQRNQVLQLQQVLRQ, from the exons ATGGCGGGAGAGCAGGTCGCCGCCGATGGCCTAACAACGAATTTCGCCGGAATGTCCAAAAATCAGCTTTACGACATTATGTGTCAGATGAAG GGATTAATCGAACAGAACCAGCAACAAGCGAGGCAAATTCTCATTCAAAACCCTAACTTGACCAAAGCACTATTTCAG GCACAAATTATGCTTGGGATGGTGCAGCCCCAACAAGCA ATTCCGGCCATCCAACCGACAGGATCACCAAATCTACAGCCATCAGTGTCTCAACTTACAAAGTCAGATGGTCAGTCGGCTCCATCATTGCTAGGGAAAATTGGTATGCAGGATCAAACAAGAAAACAGCAGCAAAATCAATCTGTTCCAACACCGCCATCTCCTTCTCTTTCGTCATCAAACCTTCAAGCTCAGTCCCTACCGTCTCATCCGTCGCTGTCAGTGCGGCAATCAAAAGGACATATTGGTGGTCAATCAGTGCTAATCTCTTTACCACAATCCTCTCAAGTTGTTAACATGCCACCAGTTCCTCATCATTCTGCTTCACAGCTTCCATCTCATTTTCAAATGCAGATGCCTTCTGCATCCTCCCAATTGGAGCAACCAATGCATACTAGTGGTAGCCAACACCAGCATATGCAGCCACAGATGCCACCACAAGTGAGACCATCAATGCAACCCTACCCCCGTCCAATGCACCCTCACATGGGGTCCAATGTTGGTTTTCCGCCATCTGGAGTGCCTCCGCCACACCATTCACATCCTACTTTTCAT CCAACTATGAAGCCTCCAGCAAGCATGGGGCCTTCTTTTATGTCTGGGCAGCCACCAGTTCCAAGTCAGCTGCCATCCCAGCCGCCATATCAG ATGGGAGGTTCACAATTGCGGACAGACTTCAATCAAGTTGGGAGTTTCACACAAGCAGATAGAGGATCTGCGTGGATTCCTGGTCGACCAGAGAATACACCAGGAATACAGTTTCCAGGACCACCACTGATCCCTGGCCAGATGGGTGCCGGCAATCAGCCTCCTAGACCCCCAGCA CTGAGTCCTGAGATGGAGAATGCGCTTCTTCAGCAAGTAAGGAGCCTGACGCCAGAACAGATTAACATGCTACCTCCAGAGCAAAGAAATCAAGTGCTTCAGTTGCAGCAAGTGCTCCGTCAATGA